TTTAAAAATGTGCAGAATGCAGTGCAAGAACTCCTATcagaggaagaaaaggagaaTGACGACATAGATTGGTACAAGCCTCGATTGATGAATTTCAATGACTTCATGAAAGAAGTTGAAAAATGGAAGAAGGAAGTCGAAAGGGTCAGTGTCATTTAAGGCCTCTTCTGCGGCTTAAATAGCTGCCGCTAAGAAGGCCGCTCTAAAGGCTTGCTCAAAAGCTTTACCAGCCAACCGCCTTACAGATGGAGGAAGCCACTTCAAAATTAAAGACAGAACAGGCAGAACTGCAAACACAAATAGCTGCTGCAGATGCAACAATTAAAGCGTGATTATTATTAAACGTTGAACGACAGGCTGACGCTAATGCCTATTATGAAGCAGGCAAAGCAGAAAATGCTTAATGACACCTCAGCCATAAAATTAGCTCCTATGGCTACAGTTCCTAAGACTGCACGTCAGAGAGCAGTAAGGCACATGCATAGTGGCTCTTGAGCTGCCGCAAGTTCATCTAGCCCACAGGTGAAGACCAGTAGGCCTAATTGCTCTTCCAAAAGCTTTAGTCTAATGGTCCAAAAGCAATTTGCTGATCTTATGATTATGCAACAAAATCTTTCCCTATTGCTTAGGAGATATGTGCAAGTGTTTGATGGTGCCCCACTGCCTGAACAAACGGTCATTCAAGCTTTTAAATACCTGATAGAGGACAAGAATACTGGACAGCCGGTAAAGTTGATGACGGGAAATCACTTCACTTTGTACCTAAGTGAAtattgcaatgcaatgcaagcCCTGGGATACATGGATGAACTGGACATTGCATCAGAATTTAAATTGATCGTATCCAAGCTTCTGTACAAGCACTTTGAAAGATGACAGACAACAGCTTAGGAGTCAGTCCAAAGAACAAACACATGTTAGATTCACACATCTTTTAGAATTTTTGGAATCTCAATCCAGTATGTTACTGCATCCAGAGTTTGAAGACATTAAATATCATACCCCTAATAAAGATGCAGTCTCAAAACGCAGAATTACTGGTGTGACGACACCAGTTCCCaccatgatagatagatagatagatactttattgatccccaggggaaattcaagaacatgacatgacatctaAAGTACATGTTGCTGTTTTGGCCTTATGTAGTCATGCCGAATTAAAGTTGCCAAGGAAGCAAGATCATCAAAACATCATCTTTCTTGATCGGCCACTTTCTGTACTGAAAAGCTTGTGATCCAGCTGAATGCCAAAGGACGCATAAATGCAATCCTTTTGCGAACAATGAGGCAGGAAAGACCTGTTACGAATGTACCATACCATGGTGTTTACCACAAGCAAAAAGTGCTGCTTTGAAGTCGGAAAGACAAAGTTCTTAATTCAGCCTCCGAACTGAAAGATGAGCAACACGGCTTAAATGCAGAGAACTTGGATAAGGCAGAAGTCAATCATTCTCTACAAACAACTCCTTTCACTCTCATAAGAAAGGCAAAGGTGTATCAACAGACTCTGTTTGCTCCTGGAAGCTGACAAGTCAGCTGAAGAGCGTGACTGTCAGACTCTGAGGACCTACCAATATGCACGCATTCACAAAttgacaaacatgcacatgtcactgcatgctcacacacatcagcacatatCTTTGCATACAATTTGCACCACATTCACACTCAATGATCCTTAACATCCACGGACTCCTCGTTGTGACACCACATTCACACCTACTGGACCCTTCCATTAGACACATGCAACTTTGGGGATGATGGggaatgtaaaaaataaaaagtaaaaacacaacatgacaaatgTGTTCTCACATTGATGAATGTTGTGATGTTGGATGATGACTGATAATTGCAATGTGATGAAGTTTGTATTTGGTCTTGTATTCTGGCTCTGTTGAATTTCATTTTGGTAATTTATCTGCTATGGCATTAACAATTAGGGGCCAGTATGTTGGAGCCATATCTGTGAGAAGAAAATAAGAAACCTACAAAGAAATACTATGTTTGATTATAAGATTGATTTGATACATTATTATAAAATGACACATGAAGTTATGAAAATTGTATATGAATTGTCAATATGTCTAATAATTAATTTGATCACGCCAGCCAATAGAGATTGTTATGTCGTACCTGCCACCTTGCTGTCACATAATATCGTAGCTTAACACCTAAATAAGGTGATTTGAATTGCTTGTTGGCAGATTAGGCGGTGCCACAGCTTTCCGACCGCATTATGTCACCTTTTGAACCATTTGTAGCATCTGCATATCATTTTGAatgtttatcttttttattcTGAAAATATTCCCTGTTTTTGTTTCTGGTAAGTAAACCAGAGTTTGTAgtttaataaaattatatttctGTTAAACTTCTGTTTAAACTGATCTCTCAATGTGTGCTTATTAAGGGATGTGTGTTGGGAGACTCCCAACTAACCACAGGTGGCTATATGGAATATTTTAAACTCGAATAGCCATGACATAGACAATATGTTGAGATTAATAGGTGGGGCGTAGACTAGGCCTataattgtgtgtttgtctgtgtgtgtgtgtgtgtgtgtgtgtatgtgtatgtgtgttctgaCAGTGTGGGGACGTGCACTATGAGAAGCGCCACTATGAGAAAGCCCATTGGGCCTGCATCACAGTCTCCGAGGAAACGTATGAGCAGAGCATCTGCTACGGCTTCATGAGGATCATGAGATACATCTGCCAGCAAAACTCAGCAGGTACGCACCCCTATACATATTTTTCCAGAACACACATTAGCTAACTGTGAGGTATTTCACAATGTGTCAGGGTAAATGCATTTATTACCAATTAGGCTAATGTAACAGACTGCAAATAATGCAGTCTGCAGAATGATTTAGAACATGTCCTAAGGGGGCACTGTAACACAACTGGTTACAGCGCCCATACCACATTCGAGTTCATGTGCCCACTTTTTCAATTGGTCAATCCCATCCTCCCCACAGGTAACTACCTGGGCATGACGCTGCCCATTGTGACTGTGGTGcacacagacgagatgcgcagGGACCTGATGCGCGCTGTAACTGTGGCCTACTACCTGCCCGACCAGCACCAGGCCCAACCTCCACAGCCTCATGACGCGGACATAGTCATTGAGGAGTGGCCCGCCGCCATCATCTACTCCAGGTGGGGGGATGACACTGGCATCACCCAGGCATTAACATTTCACCAACCAGCATACAATTAAACCCACTTAAAACATAAAGGGCATTAAAAACTGGCCTACTAGGTCATATGTATAGTATACATGCAGTGTCTTATCTCAAACCAGTTCAGTGTCTATTGTGTTTTGCTTTGCCCTGTAGTTCTGCCAATCGTGCTGAATGCAACTCCTTCTTTGTGCAATAACTGCATAGTTATGTTTTCTTCTtgcttaatttaaaaaaaattctgtcCCTCTACTAGACCTTTCACTGGGGCAACTAATGAAGTAACGATTGTTAACGAAATCCAGGCCCTGTCAGAGGTGCTGGATACACCTGGCGACTGTGTCAACGACACCTTCATCATTGCCGGATACACCAACCCTGCTCACGCCAACCGACAAAACGAGATCTGG
Above is a genomic segment from Alosa alosa isolate M-15738 ecotype Scorff River chromosome 19, AALO_Geno_1.1, whole genome shotgun sequence containing:
- the soul3 gene encoding heme-binding protein soul3; this translates as MDSGGCPLNGGGGESRINEDNRGSQYGMITLEDLESFSEDQLSDSGNGSLEEGETMDEDENNDRLLHYWQDVARGHRVEVPGDMAQPIQQITSNNNGAHTREKVPFTLMGRKEKCGDVHYEKRHYEKAHWACITVSEETYEQSICYGFMRIMRYICQQNSAGNYLGMTLPIVTVVHTDEMRRDLMRAVTVAYYLPDQHQAQPPQPHDADIVIEEWPAAIIYSRPFTGATNEVTIVNEIQALSEVLDTPGDCVNDTFIIAGYTNPAHANRQNEIWFLERR